One genomic window of Magnolia sinica isolate HGM2019 chromosome 3, MsV1, whole genome shotgun sequence includes the following:
- the LOC131238858 gene encoding protein SIEVE ELEMENT OCCLUSION B-like, producing MEDSPMEDEPGKRGTEGKEAPDGFGNPLSNKIIFSNPYGFYFAYICTSACNGFTTPNLPLLSWVSVSFPSPNSLQTMASQKLQLIKGERHLFSSSDDNAVTKQIQATHAPDGRDVDVRAIMHVVEDILKRATPTIVVAQPAHVELVEEKTNHSSLIGMLEALAYTIHRIACEITCKCSGGGDAHATTLTLLNSLSSYSWDAKVVLTLAAFAVSYGEFWLTAQLYSVNPLAKSVALLKQLPDILENTDALKPRFDAIHALINAMLDVTKCIIELKELPTEYISSDTPAMTIAMAHIPTAVYWAIRSIVACASQIIGLIGLGHEHISSTTEAWELSSLAHKVGNIHGHLRKQLELCHQHIDEKRHIEAYQNLIRLFEMIHIDNMKILRALLHSKDDMPLVDGATKKRVSVEVLRRKIVILFISDLDVSHDELMILTQIYNDTHHGKLERQYEIVWLPVIDKSIEWTDVKNDLFIHLASSMPWYSVHHPSVLEPAVIRFIKDVWHFEKKPMLVVLDAQGRVVCPNALHMMWIWGSLAFPFTSLREETLWKDEIWRLELLADEIDPVILQWVREGRYICLYGGEDIEWIRRFTAAVKNVIHVTQIPIEMVYVGKSNPKERVRKIIATIDNEKLSSTWRDLTLIWFFWSRLESMWHSKMLHGRTIENDNIMQEVMMMLTYDGSDHGWAVISKGSTEIVKSHGKTILDCLTQIDTWKANIELEGFIPALTNALIPYHTPEHCVRLILPGTTGKIPEKVVCAECKRPMEKYILYRCCTD from the exons ATGGAGGATTCGCCGATGGAAGATGAACCAGGGAAAAGAGGAACAGAGGGAAAAGAGGCGCCCGATGGATTTGGgaatcctctttcaaataagataatATTTTCAAATCCGTATG GCTTTTACTTTGCCTATATATGCACCTCGGCATGCAACGGTTTTACCACCCCAAACCTTCCCTTGCTTTCTTGGGTTTCCGTTTCGTTTCCTTCTCCTAATTCCTTGCAGACCATGGCGTCACAGAAGCTGCAGCTCATCAAGGGCGAGCGCCACTTATTTTCGTCTTCGGACGACAATGCGGTCACGAAGCAGATCCAAGCCACGCATGCACCTGACGGCCGCGACGTAGACGTCAGAGCCATCATGCATGTTGTTGAGGACATCTTGAAGCGTGCCACCCCTACTATTGTAGTT GCCCAACCAGCACATGTTGAGCTCGTGGAAGAGAAAACCAACCATTCTTCCCTCATTGGCATGCTTGAAGCACTTGCGTACACAATTCATAGGATTGCATGTGAG ATAACATGCAAGTGCTCTGGTGGTGGAGACGCACACGCGACGACATTGACATTGCTTAACTCACTCTCAAGCTATTCATGGGATGCAAAGGTGGTTTTGACCTTAGCTGCCTTCGCCGTCAGCTATGGGGAGTTCTGGCTCACTGCACAGCTGTATAGCGTCAATCCTCTCGCGAAATCTGTGGCCCTCCTCAAGCAGTTGCCTGACATACTAGAGAACACTGATGCTCTGAAGCCTCGTTTTGACGCAATCCACGCCCTCATCAATGCAATGCTAGATGTGACCAAGTGTATAATCGAATTGAAGGAGCTCCCAACAGAATATATTTCATCAGACACTCCTGCAATGACCATAGCCATGGCCCATATCCCCACTGCAGTTTATTGGGCCATCCGAAGCATTGTGGCTTGCGCCTCACAGATCATTGGCCTCATAGGCTTGGGTCACGA GCACATCAGCTCCACGACAGAGGCTTGGGAACTTTCGAGCTTGGCTCACAAGGTCGGCAACATACATGGGCACCTGAGGAAGCAATTGGAACTGTGCCATCAACACATAG ATGAGAAGAGGCACATCGAAGCTTATCAGAATCTCATACGCCTCTTCGAAATGATCCACATTGACAACATGAAAATTCTCAGAGCCTTGCTTCACTCCAAGGATGATATGCCTCTTGTTGACGGTGCCACCAAGAAAAGG GTTAGCGTGGAAGTACTGAGAAGGAAGATAGTGATACTATTCATTTCGGATCTCGACGTCAGCCACGATGAGCTTATGAttctgactcaaatctacaatgACACCCATCACGGGAAGTTGGAGAGGCAATATGAAATCGTCTGGCTACCAGTCATTGACAAGTCGATTGAGTGGACTGATGTGAAGAATGACCTGTTCATTCATTTGGCATCATCAATGCCATGGTACTCAGTGCATCACCCATCTGTGCTAGAGCCTGCAGTTATCAGGTTCATCAAGGACGTGTGGCATTTTGAGAAGAAGCCAATGTTGGTAGTTTTGGATGCCCAAGGGAGGGTGGTGTGCCCCAATGCACTTCACATGATGTGGATATGGGGAAGCCTGGCCTTCCCTTTCACTTCTTTGAGGGAGGAAACCCTTTGGAAGGATGAGATTTGGAGGCTCGAGCTCCTAGCAGATGAGATCGATCCTGTGATACTTCAATGG GTGAGGGAAGGAAGGTACATTTGCCTGTATGGAGGAGAAGACATCGAGTGGATTAGGCGATTCACAGCTGCAGTGAAAAACGTGATCCATGTAACTCAAATCCCCATAGAGATGGTTTATGTGGGAAAGAGTAACCCTAAGGAACGAGTGCGGAAAATTATCGCAACCATCGACAATGAGAAGTTGAGTAGCACTTGGCGTGACCTAACGTTGATATGGTTCTTCTGGAGCCGCCTAGAGAGCATGTGGCATTCCAAGATGCTACATGGCCGGACAATTGAGAACGACAATATAATGCAAGAGGTCATGATGATGCTTACGTATGATGGTAGTGATCACGGCTGGGCAGTGATAAGCAAAGGATCGACGGAAATTGTGAAGTCTCATGGGAAGACTATCCTCGACTGCTTGACCCAGATCGATACATGGAAGGCAAACATTGAACTGGAAGGATTCATTCCAGCGCTCACAAATGCACTTATTCCATACCATACTCCTGAGCATTGCGTGCGCCTTATCCTCCCTGGGACAACTGGGAAAATTCCAGAGAAAGTGGTCTGTGCTGAGTGCAAACGCCCCATGGAGAAATACATTCTCTACCGTTGCTGTACCGATTAA